A window from Azoarcus sp. DD4 encodes these proteins:
- a CDS encoding molybdopterin-binding protein: MNFGALIIGDEILSGRRSDKHLAKLIELLAARGLKLSWARYAGDDRPRLIETLRQTFATGDVVFSFGGIGATPDDHTRQSAGAALGLEIALHPEAEAEIRARFGVEITPERLQMGVFPVGSEIIPNPYNRIPGFSLSNHYFVPGFPVMAWPMVEWVLDTRYAHLHHAEDYVEQAITVWDAYEGQLIDLMREITADFPGATLFSLPTIAGEGERRSIELGMKGPAATVADAMNRIKSVVGVRGYAWDDKV, from the coding sequence ATGAACTTCGGTGCGCTCATCATCGGCGACGAGATCCTCTCGGGGCGTCGCAGCGACAAACATCTCGCCAAACTCATCGAGTTGCTCGCAGCGCGAGGACTCAAGCTGAGCTGGGCGCGCTACGCCGGTGACGATAGGCCGCGCTTGATCGAAACCCTGAGGCAGACTTTCGCGACCGGCGACGTCGTATTCAGTTTCGGTGGCATCGGTGCCACGCCGGACGATCATACCCGCCAGAGTGCGGGTGCTGCACTGGGCCTGGAGATTGCGCTGCACCCCGAGGCCGAGGCCGAGATCCGTGCCCGTTTTGGCGTGGAGATCACCCCCGAGCGCCTGCAGATGGGGGTGTTCCCCGTAGGAAGCGAAATCATCCCGAATCCCTACAACCGCATCCCCGGCTTTTCGCTGAGCAATCATTACTTTGTCCCTGGCTTTCCGGTGATGGCCTGGCCGATGGTGGAGTGGGTGCTCGATACCCGCTATGCCCATTTGCATCACGCCGAAGACTACGTCGAGCAGGCGATTACGGTGTGGGATGCCTACGAAGGGCAATTGATCGATCTGATGCGCGAGATCACCGCTGATTTCCCGGGCGCGACCTTGTTCAGCTTGCCGACGATCGCCGGGGAAGGCGAACGCCGTTCGATCGAGCTGGGCATGAAAGGCCCGGCGGCGACAGTTGCGGATGCGATGAACCGCATCAAATCGGTTGTGGGCGTTCGCGGTTACGCATGGGACGACAAGGTCTGA